The following are encoded together in the Pseudomonas sediminis genome:
- a CDS encoding HDOD domain-containing protein, protein MSKLAEKVQQELIHAIENDELVLPTLPEVALRVREAAEDPDVGIPQISKVIGNDAALTARIIKVVNSPLLRSNKEITDLQMAVSRLGINYTCNLATGLAMEQMFQATSDVVDRKMREVWNKSTEIAGICHVLCRHYTRLMPDQATLAGLVHQIGVLPILTYAEEHNELLADSISLNHVIEQIHPIIGDKILRTWEFPEPIAIVPSQYLDFTRDSAKVDYVDIVQVATLQSYLGSEHPYTQLDWSKVPAFSKLGLDPQVDMQADEDLSAAMEAAMSMLQ, encoded by the coding sequence ATGAGCAAGCTTGCCGAAAAAGTCCAACAGGAACTGATCCACGCCATCGAGAACGATGAGCTGGTACTGCCCACCTTGCCCGAGGTGGCATTGCGGGTGCGTGAAGCAGCGGAAGACCCGGATGTGGGCATTCCGCAGATCAGCAAGGTAATCGGTAACGACGCAGCCCTCACCGCGCGCATCATCAAGGTGGTCAACAGCCCGCTGCTGCGCAGCAACAAGGAAATCACCGACCTGCAGATGGCCGTCAGCCGTCTGGGCATCAATTACACCTGCAACCTGGCCACCGGCCTGGCCATGGAGCAGATGTTCCAGGCCACCAGCGACGTGGTCGACCGCAAGATGCGCGAGGTGTGGAACAAGAGCACCGAGATCGCCGGTATCTGTCACGTGTTGTGCCGTCACTACACCCGCCTGATGCCGGACCAGGCCACCCTCGCCGGCCTGGTGCACCAGATCGGCGTGCTGCCGATCCTCACCTATGCCGAAGAACACAACGAACTGCTGGCCGACTCCATCAGCCTCAATCACGTGATCGAGCAGATTCACCCGATCATCGGCGACAAGATCCTGCGTACCTGGGAGTTCCCCGAGCCCATCGCCATCGTGCCGAGCCAGTATCTGGATTTCACCCGCGACTCGGCCAAGGTCGATTACGTCGATATCGTTCAGGTCGCCACGCTGCAAAGCTACCTGGGCAGCGAGCACCCCTACACCCAGCTGGACTGGAGCAAGGTACCGGCATTCTCCAAGCTTGGCCTGGACCCGCAGGTCGACATGCAGGCCGACGAAGACCTCTCCGCCGCCATGGAAGCAGCCATGAGCATGCTGCAGTAA
- a CDS encoding succinate dehydrogenase assembly factor 2 codes for MVEQSELNRLFWHSRRGMLELDVLLVPFVKEVYPSLDVENQARYRKLLECEDQDMFGWFMQRGEPEDADLRHIVRMILDRVQPK; via the coding sequence ATGGTTGAGCAAAGTGAACTGAATCGCCTGTTCTGGCATAGCCGCCGTGGCATGTTGGAGCTGGATGTGCTGCTGGTACCTTTCGTCAAGGAGGTGTACCCGAGCCTGGATGTCGAGAACCAGGCGCGCTATCGCAAACTGCTGGAATGCGAGGATCAGGACATGTTCGGCTGGTTCATGCAGCGCGGCGAGCCCGAGGATGCCGATCTGCGTCACATCGTGCGCATGATCCTGGACCGTGTCCAACCCAAGTGA
- the nadB gene encoding L-aspartate oxidase, producing MSQHFQHDVLVIGSGAAGLTLALTLPTHLRIAVLSKGNLANGSTYWAQGGVAAVLDDTDTVESHVADTLDAGAGLCREDAVRFTVEHSREAIQWLIDQGVPFTRDDETAREDGGFEFHLTREGGHSHRRIIHAADATGAAIFNTLLEQARQRPNIELLEQRVAVDLITERKLGLDGERCLGAYVLDRARGEVDTFSARFVILATGGAAKVYLYTSNPDGACGDGIAMAWRAGCRVGNLEFNQFHPTCLYHPQAKSFLVTEAVRGEGGLLKLPNGERFMQRFDERAELAPRDIVARAIDHEMKRLGVDCVYLDISHKPAEFIKSHFPTVYERCLGFGIDITRQAIPVVPAAHYTCGGVVVDQHGRTDVPGLYAIGETSFTGLHGANRMASNSLLECFVYARSACADITEQLNTIEMPSDLPDWDASQVTDSDEDVIIAHNWDELRRFMWDYVGIVRTNKRLQRAQHRVRLLQDEIDEFYSNYKVSRDLIELRNLALVAELMISSAMQRHESRGLHYTLDYPEQLAEARDTILTPTPQAQPSAAG from the coding sequence ATGAGCCAACACTTCCAGCACGACGTTCTGGTTATCGGCAGCGGTGCCGCCGGCCTGACCCTCGCCCTTACCCTTCCAACCCACTTGCGCATCGCGGTCTTGAGCAAAGGCAATCTTGCCAACGGCTCGACCTACTGGGCGCAAGGTGGTGTAGCGGCAGTCCTGGACGACACCGACACGGTCGAATCCCATGTCGCCGACACCCTCGACGCAGGCGCCGGCCTGTGCCGCGAAGACGCAGTGCGATTCACGGTAGAACACAGCCGCGAAGCCATCCAGTGGCTGATCGACCAGGGCGTGCCTTTTACCCGCGACGATGAAACCGCGCGCGAGGATGGCGGTTTCGAGTTCCACCTGACCCGCGAAGGTGGCCATAGCCATCGACGCATCATTCACGCAGCCGACGCTACCGGCGCAGCGATCTTCAATACGCTGCTGGAGCAGGCCCGGCAACGCCCGAACATCGAACTACTGGAGCAACGCGTCGCCGTCGACCTGATCACCGAACGCAAACTCGGCCTGGATGGTGAGCGCTGTCTGGGGGCTTACGTACTGGATCGTGCTCGCGGTGAAGTGGACACCTTCAGCGCGCGCTTCGTGATTCTCGCCACCGGCGGCGCAGCCAAGGTCTACCTCTATACCAGCAACCCGGACGGCGCCTGCGGCGACGGCATTGCCATGGCCTGGCGGGCCGGCTGCCGCGTCGGCAATCTGGAGTTCAACCAGTTCCACCCCACCTGCCTGTATCACCCACAAGCCAAGAGCTTCCTGGTCACCGAAGCCGTACGTGGCGAAGGCGGCTTGCTCAAGCTGCCCAATGGCGAACGCTTCATGCAGCGCTTCGACGAACGCGCCGAACTGGCACCGCGCGATATCGTCGCCCGCGCCATCGACCATGAAATGAAGCGTCTGGGTGTCGACTGCGTCTATCTGGACATCAGTCACAAGCCCGCCGAGTTCATCAAGAGTCACTTCCCCACCGTCTACGAGCGCTGCCTGGGCTTTGGCATCGACATCACCAGGCAGGCCATCCCAGTCGTCCCCGCAGCGCATTACACCTGCGGCGGTGTGGTGGTCGATCAGCATGGCCGTACCGACGTACCAGGCTTGTATGCCATCGGCGAAACCAGCTTTACCGGCCTGCATGGCGCCAACCGCATGGCCAGCAATTCGCTGCTCGAATGCTTCGTCTATGCGCGCTCGGCCTGCGCGGATATCACCGAGCAGTTGAACACGATCGAGATGCCCAGCGACCTGCCGGACTGGGACGCCAGCCAGGTGACCGACTCGGACGAGGACGTGATCATCGCCCACAACTGGGACGAGCTGCGCCGCTTCATGTGGGACTACGTCGGCATCGTGCGCACCAACAAGCGCCTGCAGCGCGCGCAACATCGCGTGCGCCTGCTGCAGGACGAGATCGATGAGTTCTACTCCAACTACAAGGTCAGTCGCGACCTGATCGAGCTGCGCAACCTCGCCCTGGTCGCCGAGCTGATGATCAGCTCGGCCATGCAGCGCCATGAGAGCCGCGGGCTGCACTACACCCTCGACTACCCCGAGCAGTTGGCCGAAGCCCGCGACACTATTCTGACGCCGACGCCCCAGGCTCAGCCCAGCGCCGCCGGCTGA
- a CDS encoding protein YgfX, with protein MSNPSDVFECRWQPSRWLLRLYLSVLALALLAPWLADIPTWSKLLSFVACLAHAAWVLPRHVLLTAPKAITGLRRDGFGWHLYSAATGWQAVQLRPDSLALPLVVVLRYRLPGQCFSRGSCIPCDALAPEQHRRLRLRLKFSRRRWAEPGASASE; from the coding sequence GTGTCCAACCCAAGTGATGTTTTCGAGTGCCGTTGGCAGCCATCACGCTGGCTGCTGAGGCTCTATCTGTCGGTCCTGGCGTTGGCCTTGCTGGCGCCGTGGCTGGCCGACATTCCCACCTGGTCGAAGCTGCTGTCATTCGTGGCGTGCCTTGCGCATGCCGCCTGGGTGCTGCCGCGACACGTTCTGCTGACGGCGCCGAAGGCCATCACCGGACTGCGCCGTGATGGATTCGGCTGGCATCTATACAGCGCTGCAACTGGCTGGCAGGCGGTGCAACTACGTCCTGACAGCCTGGCCTTGCCGCTGGTCGTGGTGCTGCGCTATCGCTTGCCAGGCCAGTGCTTCAGTCGCGGCTCGTGCATTCCGTGTGACGCGTTGGCGCCGGAGCAGCACCGGCGCCTGCGTTTGCGTCTGAAGTTCAGCCGGCGGCGCTGGGCTGAGCCTGGGGCGTCGGCGTCAGAATAG
- the rpoE gene encoding RNA polymerase sigma factor RpoE: MLTQEDDQQLVERVQRGDKRAFDLLVLKYQHKILGLIVRFVHDTHEAQDVAQEAFVKAYRALGNFRGDSAFYTWLYRIAINTAKNYLVSRGRRPPDSDVSSDDAEFYDGDHGLKDIESPERALLRDEIEATVHRTIAQLPDDLRTALTLREFEGLSYEDIAGVMQCPVGTVRSRIFRAREAIDKSLQPLLQET; this comes from the coding sequence ATGCTAACCCAGGAAGATGATCAGCAACTGGTCGAGCGAGTGCAGCGTGGTGACAAGCGTGCCTTCGATCTGTTGGTGCTGAAGTATCAGCACAAGATCCTCGGTTTGATCGTGCGATTCGTGCACGACACCCACGAGGCTCAGGATGTCGCTCAGGAGGCGTTCGTAAAAGCCTACCGAGCGCTTGGAAACTTTCGCGGGGACAGCGCGTTCTATACGTGGCTGTACCGCATCGCCATCAACACGGCGAAGAATTATCTGGTGTCCCGCGGTCGGCGGCCACCGGATAGTGATGTAAGTAGCGATGACGCGGAGTTCTACGATGGCGATCACGGCCTCAAGGACATCGAGTCACCGGAGCGGGCATTGCTGCGCGACGAGATCGAAGCCACCGTGCATCGAACCATCGCCCAGTTGCCAGATGACCTACGCACGGCTCTGACCTTGCGTGAGTTTGAAGGTCTGAGTTACGAGGACATTGCCGGTGTCATGCAGTGTCCGGTAGGAACAGTGCGTTCACGGATCTTCCGTGCACGTGAGGCAATTGATAAGTCCCTGCAGCCTCTGCTGCAGGAAACCTAA
- a CDS encoding YgfZ/GcvT domain-containing protein produces MADSAYFTLLDHEGLLAVRGADAAKFLQGQVTCNLNYLSASQSSLGARCTPKGRMLSSFRIVAVEDGYLLAMARELIESQQADLQKYAVFSKSKLSDESAAWVRFGLAGGDAVLGELGLQLGSASDSITSAGPLIAVRLSDGRAELWAPAAETEQLQGRLAAALPQAPLNDWLLAQVRAGVGQVFGATRELFIPQMINLQALGGVSFKKGCYTGQEIVARMQYLGKLKRRLQRLRLVGSELPAVGIELFSPVHGSSVGEVVLAAQAGDAIELLAVLQEDAVNDGRIHLGSSEGPTLTLLDLPYQLDADQEIQR; encoded by the coding sequence ATGGCCGATAGCGCTTACTTCACCCTCCTCGATCACGAAGGCCTGCTCGCCGTTCGCGGCGCGGACGCAGCCAAGTTCCTGCAGGGCCAAGTGACCTGCAACCTCAATTACCTCAGCGCCAGCCAATCCAGTCTTGGCGCCCGCTGCACGCCCAAGGGCCGCATGTTGTCGAGCTTTCGCATCGTCGCGGTGGAAGACGGCTATCTGCTGGCCATGGCACGCGAACTGATCGAGTCGCAGCAGGCCGATCTGCAGAAATATGCGGTGTTCTCCAAATCCAAGCTCAGCGATGAAAGCGCCGCCTGGGTCCGTTTCGGCCTGGCCGGCGGCGACGCCGTGCTCGGCGAGCTTGGCCTGCAATTGGGCTCTGCCAGCGACTCCATCACCAGCGCTGGACCGTTAATTGCCGTGCGCCTGAGCGATGGCCGTGCCGAGTTGTGGGCTCCGGCCGCCGAAACAGAACAACTGCAAGGCCGCCTGGCCGCCGCGCTGCCGCAGGCGCCGCTGAACGACTGGCTACTGGCTCAGGTTCGTGCCGGCGTGGGCCAGGTGTTCGGCGCCACACGTGAGCTGTTCATTCCGCAGATGATCAACCTGCAGGCCCTCGGCGGCGTAAGCTTCAAGAAGGGCTGCTACACCGGCCAGGAGATCGTCGCGCGCATGCAGTACCTGGGCAAGCTCAAGCGTCGCCTGCAGCGGCTGCGCCTGGTCGGCTCCGAGCTGCCGGCCGTCGGCATCGAATTGTTCTCCCCGGTCCATGGCTCCAGCGTCGGTGAAGTGGTGCTGGCGGCCCAGGCCGGCGACGCCATCGAGTTGCTCGCCGTGCTGCAGGAAGATGCCGTGAACGACGGCCGTATTCACCTCGGCAGCAGTGAGGGCCCGACGCTGACCCTGCTCGATCTGCCTTATCAGCTGGATGCCGACCAGGAAATCCAGCGCTGA